Below is a window of Paenibacillus bovis DNA.
CGAATAATTAATATGCCCATCCCCAGCATCAGCATACTCCCTACAGCCAGCAGAAACGATGATGCGATCGGATTGCGTTTGCGCCAGCGAATACCGCCTGTATAACAAAGCGCTGTAAATACCGGTACACATACCAGCTGTACCAGAAACGGAAAAGTCGTAAAGTACAGCAGTACCATACATATAAAACAAAGCATCAGGAACGTAAAAATCCATGTGCGTATATTGCCCTGCTTGAATGATTGCATGGACAATACCTTTTTGTCACTGCGTTCCTGATTTACATCATACAGATTCATCAGAAAATCGCAATAATGCGCTGGCAGCAGACGATTCTCCCGCCAGTATTCAATCTCATCGAGAATAACTCCCCTTTTATCCTGATTCACCATACTCCCCCGTCTCCTTTTATCATTCCGGCTACCTAACATATCATTTGTCAGAGCTCACACCGGATTACAAACCATATAATTATATATCGTTGAAAGAAGGGTAAATGTAAAGAATTTGCAAAATATAAAGTCGATTTAACTTAAATACAGTTGAAATATAGCATGTAAAATAAAAGAAAACTCACAACTTTATTTAATAAATGTTGTGAGTTGACTGCATTAATCATATTTATTTATAAGTTGGATGAGAATCTGCAATTTGTCCATAGGTGCTGGATCCTTTAATGAGGTCATACACTACTGGTTCGGGTTTAACAACCTCGTATGTTCCAGCCTTATAGTTCACTATTACTTTTAATGGTAAGGCAGTATCGGTATTTTTAAAATGTGCATTGAGATCAAATATGATTTGTTTGGGATTGGAATCATCTATACTTTGGATAGTATAACTTTCCAATGGAAGACCTTTGGTTTCATCTTTCCATTGTTGACTATAATCGGATAGCGCTTTCGATGCTGCTTCGCTTGGTGTATCGGTATTAACCGATTGTGCTGAAGCTTTATCCAGTGTACTGTTGGCATAAACAATTCCTGTACTCAAAGAAAGAAGCATTATTGAAGTAAACAAAATATTTTTTAAATTATTCATATGATTCTCCTCTTTTTAATAAAATGAATATCTTTTAGTTTTTTACCAACATAATTAGATCAGTACCAAATGAAACTGGAGATAGCATGACAGCTATACTTATATTTAAATGTAGTTTTAAGAACTATTGAAACAAAAAATCATCAGAACTCTTGTACTCTTTTTATGTAATTATGGTATTCATTTCTAAATATATCATATCCTTTTTCATGCCTGATAGTCTATATTCGATAGCCCTTATAGCAATCTTATGATTGACCTTGTTACAATCGCTTTTTTTGAAATAGCAATTTGTATACTTTTAATATGATCTAAACAGCTAAGCTTTTATTATTTTGTAAAAAAAAGGAGTCCGCTCTATTGTAGAGCAGACTCCTTTTTGCATTTTAGATATTCCATTTTTATTACGAGTTATACAATTTTATATTCTATTCCAGGAAGTCCTTCAGACGTTTGCTGCGGCTTGGATGGCGCAGTTTGCGCAGAGCCTTGGCTTCAATCTGACGGATACGCTCGCGGGTAACGCCAAATACTTTACCCACTTCTTCCAGCGTACGCGTACGTCCATCGTCCAGGCCAAAGCGCAGACGAAGTACATTTTCTTCACGCTCGGTCAGCGTATCCAGCACATCTTCCAGCTGTTCCTTGAGCAGCTCGTAAGCTGCTGCATCAGCCGGTGCCAGTGCATCCTGATCCTCGATAAAGTCACCCAGGTGAGAATCATCTTCTTCCCCGATCGGCGTCTCCAGAGATACAGGTTCCTGTGCGATTTTCATAATTTCGCGTACTTTTTCTACGCTTAATTCCATCTCGGCTGCAATTTCTTCTGGCGTCGGTTCGCGCCCCAGTTCCTGCAGCAGCTGACGAGATACCCGGATCAGCTTGTTGATGGTCTCTACCATATGCACCGGAATACGAATCGTTCTGGCCTGATCCGCAATCGCGCGGGTGATAGCCTGGCGAATCCACCATGTTGCATACGTACTGAATTTGTATCCTTTGGTGTGGTCAAATTTCTCAACAGCTTTGATCAGACCCATATTCCCTTCCTGGATCAGATCCAGGAACAGCATACCGCGTCCAACATACCGTTTGGCAATACTGACCACGAGACGAAGGTTGGCTTCAGCCAGTCTTCGTTTTGCTTCTTCGTCACCTTGTTCAATGCGCTTGGCCAGTTCGACTTCACTGTCTGCCGACAGCAAAGGAACACGACCGATTTCTTTCAGATACATGCGGACCGGATCATTGATTTTGATACCCGGCGGCAACGCCAGATCATCGTCAAAGCTGAAATCATTATCTCCATTTTCGCGCTCGTTCTCGGAATCGTTCGTGACTTCCTCGTCACCTTCATTGATTACTTCGATACCCATATCTCCGAGTTGTTCGTAGAACTCATCGATCTGTTCTGCATCCTGGTCAAAAGCGGCCAGTCTCTCTGCGATATCCTTGTAGTTCAGTGAGGATCTCTTTTTACCTACCTCAATAAGCTGCTCTTTTACCTGTTCGAGCGTTAATTCGGTTTCCAATTCAGTATGCTGATCGTTCGCCATCTTTCGACTCCCTCCTCCCTGAAAATAAATGTTCGGAACATTTATTGTCTTTCCAGGGTGATAATCTCACTTGCAATTTGAGCCGCACGCAGGAAATCTCCTGACTTCTCTGCACGCAGCATGTCTTCTCTTTTTTGCTCAATTTGTTTTTGCAACGGGAATTTTTTGATTTCACGAATGTAATCATCCATTCCCCGCAGCGTCTCATCAAGCGGGGCATCCATCATGGAGATGGATGTTGCGGTCTTCTCCAGCCGGTCATCATGCAGTGATGCGATAAACCGGCTGATATCAGGCGCTTTGCCCTGTGCATAGTACGAATAGATGTACGCAGCCAGAGCGGCATGTTCCGGGATATTAAAAGCATCTCCCAGTTGCTGCGCCACATGTGTGGCCGCCTCTCCATCCTGCAGCATGATCGACAGCAATCGTCGTTCTGCCACGTGATAGGCCGGCAGCAGGGTAGGAGCTGTCGGCTGCTTGCGCGAGCCTCTTGCATTCCCATTATTGCCATTTCGATTCCCCTGCTGGCCGGATGGTGGCTGCTTGCGATTCAGCGTCTGACGCGCCAGATTGCAGTCCTGCTTCAGACTCTCCAGAGATACGCCCACTTCGGTAGAAAGTTCTTTAAGGTATACTTCCCGCTCAGTAGGCGAAGTCAGATGTGCTATCACATTAATCGCTTCCTGCGCATACGCAGCCTTGCCATCCTCTTCCAGTAGGTTGTAATTCTTTTTGGTGTAAATCAGCCGGAACTTGGTTGTAGATACTGCACCATGAATAATCTGATCTACAAAACGTTCCTGACCATACGTTTTGATATACTCGTCGGGGTCCAGACCGTTTTGCAAAACAGCGATTTTCACATGCAGACCTGCGCCTTCCAGAATAGGGATACTTTTGAGTGCGGCTGCCTGACCGGCGTTATCGCCGTCATAACAGACCACAACCTCTTCGGTGAGCGTACGTATTAGTGAAGCATGATTTTCGGTCAATGCTGTGCCCATTGTCGCTACAGTATGTTGTACCCCCGCATCCCATGCTGCAATCACATCTCCAAAGCCTTCCATTAATACAATCTGTCCCTGCTTGCGGATCGGTCCTTTGGCCAGGTTCAGATTATACAGTGTACGACTTTTATTGAACAGTCGGCTCTCCGGTGAATTCAGGTATTTGGGCTGACCTTCACCAAGTATCCGTCCTGCAAATGCAATTACTCTTCCGCTGCGATTCATAATCGGGAACATGACCCGCCCGCGGAAGCGATCTACATACCCTGAACCATTCTGTCTGGGAGACAGCAGTCCCCCTTTTTCCATTTCCTTTAGATCAAACGAACGCTTTTCAAAAAACTGCACAAGCGTATCCCAGCGATCCGGTGCGTAACCAATCTGAAACTGATCAATCAGCTTGTCACCAAATCCACGGGCACGCAAGTACTCCATTGCAGCTTTTCCGTGTTCTGTATTTTTCAAAAGATAATGAAACAGCTTGGCGGCCCATTCATGAGCCTGAAGCAGACGTTCCAACTCCTTGTTCTGCGGAGTGGCTGCTGCTCCTTTTCCATCCTGAAAAGGGACATGTGATTCTTCTGCCATTAATCTGACCGCTTCCGGGAAAGTCAGGCCGTCAATTTCCATTCTGAATTTGATGGCATTGCCTCCCGCGCCGCATCCATAACAGTAAAAAATCTGGCGTTCCGGTGTGACTGTGAACGAAGGAGTCTTTTCCGAATGAAACGGACAGAGTCCCTTCATGTACTTGCCCTGTTTGGTCAGATGAACATACTTGCCTACCGTGTCAACAATGTCATTATGCTGAAGTACCGCTTCAATGACTTCATCAGGAATACCACCGCTATATCCGGTGTTCATCGTTACCACCTTCATCTCTTTTCACACGATAAATAATATTCGCTACTGCGAATGAAATTCCTGCAAATTTGTTAAAAGTTTTACCAGTTCGGCCTGAAAATTTTTCTTATCGTCCGATGTAAGCGGTTTAGGCCCTTTACCATACTTACCCTGACGTCTTGCTTTGGCCTGTGCATGCCGGCGAGCCAGCAGAAATTCAATATTATCCGCATGGAATTCCATGCCCCGGAAAGACAGAATCCGGCACTGCTTGGCCAGCGCGATTGTAGCCAGTCCGTAATCCTGGGTAATCACAATATCGCCGGCATGAACATGATTCACAATATACAGATCCGCACTTTGATCGCTGCGGTCTACCTGAACAACCCGTACTCCATCCTCTGCCTGAATCCGGTGATCAAAAGAAGATACCATGAGTACAGGCACTCCAAAAGAGCGCGCTGTTTCTGCGATTTCTGCCTTGACCGGACAGGCATCGCCATCGACCACAATAGTCGGAATACGGTGTAGCGGTTCCGATTGCAATGCATGGCCTCCTTTCCCAGATTCCACGAAAACAGCAGGCTGGTTCACGGATCATACGTTCGTTTACAAAGCCGAAAATACGGAACGACATCAATTCTCATCGTCGTTCCGTATAGGTGTATCTGTTAGTATATAATATATTATTTAACCAGTTTGGAGAAATCTGCATACTGCTTGATATCGCGGTCGATCAGCGTCAGCAGAGCCAGACGATTCTCGCGAACAGCAGCATCGTCTACCATAACCATAATATGGTCAAAGAAGCTGGTAATCGCTGGACGAAGTGTAGCCAGCAGGTTAAGTGCTTCTCCTGTGCGATTGTCGGCAAGCAGATTGTGGTACGGCGTACTTACCGTCTCCCATGCTGCAAACAATTCGGTCTCTCCCGCTTCGCTAAACAGAGCCGGATTAACTACTGCACCGGCTGATTTGGCAGCCAGATTGGATACACGTTCAAAGGACTCAATAATCAGCTTGAAGTCAGGGACTTCGGTGACTGCCTTCATCAGATCATTACCACGCGATACCACAGAGCCAATATGACTGAATCCTGCAGAAATCACAGCATCCACTACGTCGTAACGGAGTGTCTCGGACAGCAGCTTTTTGACACGCAGTCCAAAGAACTCATTTAACTCTATACGTATTATATCGGAAGAACGTTTCATATTCCTTAAATTTTCATGAATATTCAGTGTAATATCAAAAATTTGTTCCAGCGTCAGTGCCAATCCACGCTCCAGCAAGATCTGAACAATCCCTGCTGCCTGACGACGCAGTGCATAAGGATCCTGCGAACCGGTCGGAATAATACCGATGGAGAAGCAGGCTACGATCGTATCGATTTTGTCTGCGATACTGATCAGCGAACCCGTCAATGAGGCCGGAGCCGCTTCGCCGGCAAAGCGCGGCTGGTAATGTTCAAAAACAGCACGAGCCACTTCTTCATTCTCGCCTGCTTTGCGTGCATAATCTTCACCCATAACGCCCTGCAGCTCAGGGAATTCATAGACCATCTGGGTAACCAGATCGAATTTGCTGATATCGGCAGCACGGCTGATATTAACAGCTTGCTCAGCAGGTACCTGCAGCGCAGCACCCAATTGATCGGCAATCTGGCGGATACGGCGAACCTTCTCGCCCAGTGTTCCGATTTCTTCATGGAATACGATATTATCCAGCTTGGCTACCGCATCCTCGATCTTTATCTTCTGATCTTCTTCGTAGAAGAACTTCGCATCCGACAAACGGGCGCGCAGTACTTTCTCGTTACCTCTGGCGATAACATCCAGAGAGCGGCTGTCTCCGTTACGCACGGTTACGAAATAAGGCAGCAACTGTCCTTCATTATCCAGTACCGGGAAGTAGCGCTGATGCTCACGCATCGAAGTAATCAGTACGTCCTGCGGAATATTCAGGAAAGCAGGATCGAAGGTACCATACAGCACTGTCGGTGTCTCTACCAGGAACAATACCTCTTCCAGCAGATCTTCTTTTACATCGATATTCCATTTCTGTTCTGCAGCCAGATGAGCAATCTGTGCACTGATCATCGCCTGACGCTCTTCCACGTCTGCAATAACATGCTGTTCACGCAGGGCTTCCATATACAGGGTAGGCTCGGCAATCTCGGTCTCGGTGCCAAGGAAACGGTGTCCGCGTGTCACACGGCCTGTCTGAACGCCGGTAATCTCAAAATCAATAACATCATGTCCCCATAATGCTACCATCCAGCGGATCGGGCGAACAAAGCGGAAATCATATGCACCCCAGCGCATATTTTTCGGGAAATTCATAGATGTGATAATATTTTGCAGCGCTTCAGCTACGATTGCATCCGTACTTGTACCGATACTGCTTTTGCGAGCATGGATATATTCTACTCCGCCGATTTCACGGAATGTAAATTCTTCGGGAGTGACTCCCTGGCTGCGGGCGAATCCAAGTGCAGCCTTGCTCCAGTTGCCATTCTCGTCCTGGGCAATTTTGCGGGAAGGTCCTTTGACTTCTTCATTGATATCTTCCTGCTTCTCGGCTACATCCTTCACCCATACGGCCAGACGGCGAGGTGTTGCAAATGCTTTGGCTTCTCCATGAGCCAGACGGGAATCGTCCAGCCATTTGACTGTTTTGTCACGAAGCTGGTTCATCGCTGCACGTAGAAAACGAGCAGGTACCTCTTCCAGACCAATCTCAAGCAATAAGTCCTTCGCCATGATTACATCTCTCCTTTCTTGAGCATCGGGAAGCCAAGCTTCTCGCGATTTTCCAGATACGTGGCGGCTACCTGACGCGCCAGATTCCGTACACGGGTAATATAACCGGTTCGCTCGGTCACGCTGATTGCACCGCGCGCATCAAGCAGGTTGAATGTATGCGAACATTTCAGTACATAATCATAAGCCGGGAATACCAGATGCTGATCCATTGCACGCTTGGCTTCCTGTTCGTAGGTGCTGAACAGGTTAAGCAGCATAGATACATCGGATACTTCAAATGTATATGTGGAATGCTCAACTTCCGGCTGATGGAATACATCGCCATAAGTCATACCATTTACCCACTCCAGATCAAATACATTTTCTTTTTCCTGAATATAGGAAGCCAGGCGCTCCATACCGTAAGTGATCTCAACGGATACCGGGTTGGTCTCAATACCGCCTACTTGCTGGAAATAAGTGAACTGTGTGATTTCCATACCATCGAGCCATACTTCCCAGCCCAGACCGGCACAGCCGAGGGACGGGTTCTCCCAGTTATCTTCTACAAAACGAATATCATGATCCAGCGGCTCAATACCGAGTGCTTTGAGGCTATCCAGATAGATTTCCTGAATATTATCGGGTGAAGGCTTAATGATTACCTGGAACTGATGATGCTGATACAGACGGTTCGGGTTTTCTCCATAACGACCATCAGACGGACGACGGGAAGGTTCCACATAAGCGACACGCCATGGTTCAGGACCGATCGAGCGCAGGAATGTCATCGGGTTCATTGTACCCGCGCCTTTTTCCGTATCATATGGCTGAACGATAATACAGTTATGCTCAGCCCAGAAGTTTTGCAGCGTCAAAATCATTTGCTGGAAGTTCATTGACATTACTCCTTTATGTTCATAGTGGGATTGCGGATACAGAAATAGATCATATGGTATCATGTAGATCCGTTCAGATAGCCAGCAATCGGTCATGCGATCCCGCTGAAATAGGTATCTGCAACGCACGCAAAAAACTCCCGTTCCTACGCCTGGTTACAGACATAGGGACGAGAGGTTCATTTCCCGCGGTTCCACCCTATTTGAAGACATTTGCATGTCATCCACTTTTCCATATTCAGCTCATATGCTCACGGCTGCCATTCAACTGCTGGTCGTCGTCAGGCTCCCACGGTCCCTGACTCGCTAGTGACGGTAATCAGCAATTTACTATACCGGTCAACGCATCATGTGTGTCTTCAGAAGACACAATTTCTATGTTAGATAATATCGGAATTAATGTGGTTCGTCAACGCCGTTTTGCAGCAGCACTGCAAAATTCGCTCGATACCATGGCTATTCTCTCTATTATCGTATGCTTTGACAGCAGATATATTTGTCAAATAGGCTAAATGAAACATAGGCAGATCGTTATACATTGCATTTATCATGTCTCTCTGGCACATACCTGCACAAAATTCGCATTTTATTTATATCTCATTATTTTTAATTAGATTTCGTAGCGTTCCAGCTGCTCCAAAAAGCGGCGCGACTTCAATTTGAGTCCCAATTGAGCTTCCATAAACGAATTCATAATCTTTTTCAGCTCGGCTCGGGTCTCTTCCTTGACATCGATATTGCCGAGACGACGAATATCCAGCCTGCTGAATAGCCGCAGTAACTTGAGTACACCCGGTGATACAAGTACAGCCGCCGGGTCCTGACGACGTTCTTTTTCCGACAGAATGCCTCCGAGGCCTGCACTGATCCAGAATTTGCCCTCTGTTTCTCCCGAGAACATACAAGTATCAACCTGAGGTCCATAACCGGCAGCCTGAAGCACTTTCATCTCAAACAGCGAAGTCAGAACAACCGGATCACGGCCTTCACCGAGAAAGGACAAATATGATTTGAGCTGGTCGAACCAGAAATGACCGGTTTCATTATCCAGCAGCGCTTTGTCTACCAGTTCGCAGGCATAAGCACTATAAGCAGCCAGTGTAATATCTTCACGCAGCTTGTGATTGGATTCAATCACTTCTCCCTGATTCAGCGTTCCCATCCCCGTACCACTACGGATAAAGGAAAATTCGCCATACGTAAACGGCTGTACCAGCGCACCGTGGCGACTTCTGGCTTTTTTGGCTCCACGCACGAATACGGCGACTTTACCATGTGCTTCCGTGCAAAGAGTCATGATTTTGTTGCCCTCACCGTAATCCATGCTGCGGATGACGATACCTTGCACTCTGTATAGCATGCGTCATCTCCTGATCTGTATAAAATTCCAGCGTCTTTGTCTACCGCTGGTTAGAGTACTTGAATAGACTGGATCAAAGTATTTAAAAGATATATAACCGCCTGCCGGATACCCAAACGATATCAAAATAGACAGCTATGATAAGCAGCAGGTTACAAAAGGAACAGAGCATGGATACCATGCCCTGTTCCTTTTTGTTAAGCGTCCCGGTGGAATCCTAAGTCCTTGAGGACACGGTCCTGGTTACGCCAGTCTTTCTTCACTTTTACCCATAATTCCAGGAAGGTTTTGGATCCCAGCAGATTCTGGATATCCATGCGGGCGCGCTTGCCTACTTCTTTGAGCAGAGCACCCTGCTTGCCGATAATGATTCCTTTTTGAGAATCACGTTCCACATAAATAACCGCAGAGATATTAACCAGTCCATTTTCCTGCGTATACATGTCTTCAATCGTTACCGCGATCGAATGCGGAATCTCTTCGCGCGTCATCTGGAGAATCTTCTCACGAATCAGCTCGGCGCAGACAAATTGCTCGGGATGATCGGTTACCTGATCGTCCGGATAATATTGCGGACCTTGCGGCAAATATTTGCCCAGCTGTTCCAGCAGTGTATTCACATTGTTACCGAGCTTTGCAGAAATCGGTACAATCTCGGCAAACTCATGTAGAGAACGATACTTGTCGATGATCGGCAGCAGCTGTTCCGGAGCGACCTGATCGATTTTGTTGATAACGAGGAACACCGGTGTTTTTACTTTTTTGAGCTGTTCGATAATGAAACGATCACCGCCGCCCAGTCCTTCGGCTGCATCAACCAGGAACAGGGCTGCTTCCACTTCATTAAGTGTATTCAATGCCGTCTGGTTCATAAAATCGCCCAGCTTGGATTGACGCTTGTGTACACCCGGTGTATCCAGAAATACAATCTGCATATCGTCCGTAGTATAGACACCATGAATCTTGTTCCGTGTCGTCTGTGGCTTGTCAGACATAATCGCAATTTTCTGACCGATCACCTGATTCATGAGGGTGGATTTCCCTACATTCGGACGGCCTACAATAGCGACAAATCCTGATTTAAATTGTTTTTTTGACATATTACACTCCGTTCATCAGCGGTATGATATCCGCCGGGGTTGTTAAAAATAATTAATCTTATTCCACTCTTGTGAATCCCGTATTTACTGATCCAGATTCCATGGACCAAATGCATGCGGAAGCAATTCCGAAATCGTAGTTATCCGGGTATCACCTTTCATATTGCCCAGTAGCACGGGCATATCGGGATGACACAGCTCGACCATAACCTGACGGCATACACCGCAAGGAGCAATCGGCTCATCGGTTTCTCCGACGACGGCAAGCATTTTGAAAGTGCCCGGACGCTGTCCCTGTGCAATGGCACTGAATAGCGCTGTACGCTCT
It encodes the following:
- the rpoD gene encoding RNA polymerase sigma factor RpoD, producing the protein MANDQHTELETELTLEQVKEQLIEVGKKRSSLNYKDIAERLAAFDQDAEQIDEFYEQLGDMGIEVINEGDEEVTNDSENERENGDNDFSFDDDLALPPGIKINDPVRMYLKEIGRVPLLSADSEVELAKRIEQGDEEAKRRLAEANLRLVVSIAKRYVGRGMLFLDLIQEGNMGLIKAVEKFDHTKGYKFSTYATWWIRQAITRAIADQARTIRIPVHMVETINKLIRVSRQLLQELGREPTPEEIAAEMELSVEKVREIMKIAQEPVSLETPIGEEDDSHLGDFIEDQDALAPADAAAYELLKEQLEDVLDTLTEREENVLRLRFGLDDGRTRTLEEVGKVFGVTRERIRQIEAKALRKLRHPSRSKRLKDFLE
- the dnaG gene encoding DNA primase; protein product: MNTGYSGGIPDEVIEAVLQHNDIVDTVGKYVHLTKQGKYMKGLCPFHSEKTPSFTVTPERQIFYCYGCGAGGNAIKFRMEIDGLTFPEAVRLMAEESHVPFQDGKGAAATPQNKELERLLQAHEWAAKLFHYLLKNTEHGKAAMEYLRARGFGDKLIDQFQIGYAPDRWDTLVQFFEKRSFDLKEMEKGGLLSPRQNGSGYVDRFRGRVMFPIMNRSGRVIAFAGRILGEGQPKYLNSPESRLFNKSRTLYNLNLAKGPIRKQGQIVLMEGFGDVIAAWDAGVQHTVATMGTALTENHASLIRTLTEEVVVCYDGDNAGQAAALKSIPILEGAGLHVKIAVLQNGLDPDEYIKTYGQERFVDQIIHGAVSTTKFRLIYTKKNYNLLEEDGKAAYAQEAINVIAHLTSPTEREVYLKELSTEVGVSLESLKQDCNLARQTLNRKQPPSGQQGNRNGNNGNARGSRKQPTAPTLLPAYHVAERRLLSIMLQDGEAATHVAQQLGDAFNIPEHAALAAYIYSYYAQGKAPDISRFIASLHDDRLEKTATSISMMDAPLDETLRGMDDYIREIKKFPLQKQIEQKREDMLRAEKSGDFLRAAQIASEIITLERQ
- a CDS encoding YaiI/YqxD family protein, translated to MQSEPLHRIPTIVVDGDACPVKAEIAETARSFGVPVLMVSSFDHRIQAEDGVRVVQVDRSDQSADLYIVNHVHAGDIVITQDYGLATIALAKQCRILSFRGMEFHADNIEFLLARRHAQAKARRQGKYGKGPKPLTSDDKKNFQAELVKLLTNLQEFHSQ
- the glyS gene encoding glycine--tRNA ligase subunit beta — its product is MAKDLLLEIGLEEVPARFLRAAMNQLRDKTVKWLDDSRLAHGEAKAFATPRRLAVWVKDVAEKQEDINEEVKGPSRKIAQDENGNWSKAALGFARSQGVTPEEFTFREIGGVEYIHARKSSIGTSTDAIVAEALQNIITSMNFPKNMRWGAYDFRFVRPIRWMVALWGHDVIDFEITGVQTGRVTRGHRFLGTETEIAEPTLYMEALREQHVIADVEERQAMISAQIAHLAAEQKWNIDVKEDLLEEVLFLVETPTVLYGTFDPAFLNIPQDVLITSMREHQRYFPVLDNEGQLLPYFVTVRNGDSRSLDVIARGNEKVLRARLSDAKFFYEEDQKIKIEDAVAKLDNIVFHEEIGTLGEKVRRIRQIADQLGAALQVPAEQAVNISRAADISKFDLVTQMVYEFPELQGVMGEDYARKAGENEEVARAVFEHYQPRFAGEAAPASLTGSLISIADKIDTIVACFSIGIIPTGSQDPYALRRQAAGIVQILLERGLALTLEQIFDITLNIHENLRNMKRSSDIIRIELNEFFGLRVKKLLSETLRYDVVDAVISAGFSHIGSVVSRGNDLMKAVTEVPDFKLIIESFERVSNLAAKSAGAVVNPALFSEAGETELFAAWETVSTPYHNLLADNRTGEALNLLATLRPAITSFFDHIMVMVDDAAVRENRLALLTLIDRDIKQYADFSKLVK
- the glyQ gene encoding glycine--tRNA ligase subunit alpha, coding for MNFQQMILTLQNFWAEHNCIIVQPYDTEKGAGTMNPMTFLRSIGPEPWRVAYVEPSRRPSDGRYGENPNRLYQHHQFQVIIKPSPDNIQEIYLDSLKALGIEPLDHDIRFVEDNWENPSLGCAGLGWEVWLDGMEITQFTYFQQVGGIETNPVSVEITYGMERLASYIQEKENVFDLEWVNGMTYGDVFHQPEVEHSTYTFEVSDVSMLLNLFSTYEQEAKRAMDQHLVFPAYDYVLKCSHTFNLLDARGAISVTERTGYITRVRNLARQVAATYLENREKLGFPMLKKGEM
- the recO gene encoding DNA repair protein RecO, which produces MLYRVQGIVIRSMDYGEGNKIMTLCTEAHGKVAVFVRGAKKARSRHGALVQPFTYGEFSFIRSGTGMGTLNQGEVIESNHKLREDITLAAYSAYACELVDKALLDNETGHFWFDQLKSYLSFLGEGRDPVVLTSLFEMKVLQAAGYGPQVDTCMFSGETEGKFWISAGLGGILSEKERRQDPAAVLVSPGVLKLLRLFSRLDIRRLGNIDVKEETRAELKKIMNSFMEAQLGLKLKSRRFLEQLERYEI
- the era gene encoding GTPase Era, producing the protein MSKKQFKSGFVAIVGRPNVGKSTLMNQVIGQKIAIMSDKPQTTRNKIHGVYTTDDMQIVFLDTPGVHKRQSKLGDFMNQTALNTLNEVEAALFLVDAAEGLGGGDRFIIEQLKKVKTPVFLVINKIDQVAPEQLLPIIDKYRSLHEFAEIVPISAKLGNNVNTLLEQLGKYLPQGPQYYPDDQVTDHPEQFVCAELIREKILQMTREEIPHSIAVTIEDMYTQENGLVNISAVIYVERDSQKGIIIGKQGALLKEVGKRARMDIQNLLGSKTFLELWVKVKKDWRNQDRVLKDLGFHRDA